The genomic DNA AGGAAAAAAACAAACAGGTGCGTATGACGTCAGAAGGAGTTTCAGTGTCAGGCTGTTCCAGAAGCAGCgacacacttcctgtttacttCCTGTTTCTCTTACGGTTTTCAAAGTAGAATCTATGGAAATCCATTCCTTCCACCAGGTTTCCCAGCGCCTCCGGCTCGAACGAGGTCAGCCCGGGGTCACAGATCTTACTGCAGACAAAACCATCAGGCGTCATTCCAGACGCCAAACCCTACATCAGACACGACACGTCCCCCAGAGCCGGACTCACGCGTATGCGTCAAAGTCTCCGTTGTTGATGGCCTCGATCAGCTGCTCGGTGATCTTGATGATTTCTTGTTTACgtgctgcagagagagagagagagagaggtgaatcTGAGCTAATCGATGACATCATGGAGGGGAGTTGGTCTGTTTCCTTTGTTCACCCAATCAGACAAACAGATGCCACTCAAGCACTCAAGTGTCGACGCCTCAGACAGCATCACAACAAGGTCACCGATGAGTTAACGAGTCAAAACCAACCATGCCAGTCACCGGTCCGTCTGCAGCGGAACACGCAGAGTGTTACTCAGGCCCAAGAGCGACAAGAACGACCATCAGATGCCATTTATCCAGCAGCGGAGAACGCTAGTCTACCCACAAAAGTCCATAAGTCCTGGGATCATGCCTCCTGATTGGCTACCATGCATACAGGGGGAGGAGCTTCGTGCTCCTTACTCACTCTGAGAGGAAGACAAGGGAGGGctggagagagagtgagaggCAGGAGGGGGAGTGGCTTGTGCAACTGACAGAGTGGGCGTGGCGCTCGGCACCGGCGCGCCTTCGGAGGCGGCGGGAGCTGGCGGAGCCCTGCGGACGCCGCTTACCAGGTCTGTGAGCCGGGACACTGAGGATGGGTGGATGAAGAGATGACAGAAGGTGTAAAAGAGCACAGGAACAGATCAAAAGAACGAAAAAtatcaacaaaaacaaacaaataaaaacttttgTGTAAAAAATGCCATCATCAGGAAATCGTTCTGATCATTTCTAAACTTCTGACTCCACTTGATGTCAAATTTAGCATCTCTTAACTGTATTAATGCCATTTTAATCAGCTTTACTTCATATTTCTTCATTTAAAACCGCTCTTAATCAAACGTCTGAGCTTCTTGCCTGAATCGGagcaaaataatcattaaatttaGTCGATAAGAAGCAGTTTTAACCCTGGAGGACCTTGTTTTGtgactctgccccccccccccccccccatcacgcaGCATCAGAGGCGAGGCAGATGCCGTCTGATTGAATAAAACTCTCGTTTAGAGGTCATCTATTGTTCTGCCTGTTTGTGCTCTAGCCAACTTACTCTGCATGGGGACGGCGGGGGGGTGTGCAGGGCAGGGGGCGGGAGGCGGAGTGCTGGATCTCCCTTCTCCGTCGGGAACGGGCCCAGAGCCCCGACGCACCGAGCCCAGCAGGTCTGTAAACTTCGCAGCAGCTGAATTCAGGGAGGAGGGGGACATTTAGATGGGAGGGTGCGCACAACGCCGAGGAAGCACTCGGATCAGCGGGCCAACAAGCGAGGAGCGATAGAGAAGGTTACTGAGGGTCAAATTAGAGCTTTCAACCAAACCTCGGGTCAACATTCACGCTTCAAAATGTCAGAAATAGCAACACAGATCAGGATGTTGCTGTTTCATGTTAGCCCATAAGAGAGAGACGACGTGTTAACAAGATCACACAGTTAGGAGGCGCTAGATTTAGGGTTTAAATCATTTAAAGCATTTATGTGAATAGTTTCTTACTCTGTAAAAGTCAAATCTCAGACATGCAGCTCACTCCGACTCTGCATGGAGTCAGGGTACCCCGGGGATTTGGCGGCGCTAGGTAGCAGCAGATGTGTGCTTTTAATACCGTGCAAGGACAAGGACTGAATGGAAAACACACACCGAGCGGTTTAGTCAACAGCGAGCAGTGGATCTGGTGGTTCCGGGGGCGTTTGGCCGGCCGTGCTGACTTACAGTGGACAGCTGCTGAGGAGCTGTCGGGCTGGGAGCTGGTGCTGGACTGACCCTTAAGCGAGTTGTCTACGCTCTTtcctgaccacacacacacacacacacagagatgagACATGAGAATGGGACGACAATACCAAGAGAGGACATAGCCAGGAATGTGAGCGGAACAAGGAAATGGGATGAAACGGTGGGAAACGGTTGAGTTGGATTGACGGACCATCCCTAAAACCCAAATCCAACTAAACGACTTCAGGATCCACAAATAAAGCAGAAACTTGTGCTGGAAAGAAAAGATACCGCCAACAGACGAGCGCACACCCCCTAAAAGCCAGAGCGAGGCAGGGTTACCGACCAGCTGTCCAGCACCAACCTGACCAGATCCCACAAAGAGCAGCGAGACACGAacacgtgcccccccccccccccccccccccccgcactcaCCTGGCTTCTGGAGTTCTCTCTGCACCGTCGCCCTCTTTGTATCTTAAGACACATAGACCTGCTGCGTGAGATGAAAACCATCCAGGGGTGGCGCTAGCAGAGCGGCGTGTATTCACTATCACCTCCCTGGGCAGCTCGTCTCTGCTTTCTGCCACCGGGGTTAAATTTAGGCCTCCCCTTTTAGTGCCGACTCCCACGCCAAGACTccccctcccgccctgctcctgccAGAGGGGAGTGGTGGCGGAGCAGAGGGTGGTCAAAATTTTTATTCTAGTAATTGTCTGTTTCCAGATTTCCATGCGTTGCCTTGCATAAACACCGATGCATTACTAAACACTAGCATCAGAAGAGCTGCTCTCCGTGTGTGCTTCAGCCCTTCTTCATCTTCTTGACCCGACAAACGACACACTTAACGTTTAAACTCTGTCTGTCTGTAGAATAATGAGCCTTTTGTAGCTTCAACGTTTATTTCTGCAGCTAATTTGcaccttttcttctttttgtagCACTTTCGGCGACCCTGTTGATTTATTCAACAAGCTGTTTAATTATCTGGTCGCTCCATCTGAAACGCCTAATAAGCTTCTATTTagaccagttttaataaagcTTACTGGGAACTCTGTAGCCTTTATGCAAAGGTCATAGGTCAAACTCGTAAACAAAAATCACAGAAAGGTCTCCACGTTTGGCAACCATCTCGCCATCTCAAGAGTTAACGTGTCTTCAAACAAGAGGAAGATCTTCCCACATCCTGCAGACTAGGACTCCATCAcctcatcacatcacccccatcctggaacaacttcattggctgcccatcacATTCAAAGCTCTCCATAACCTGGATCCATCCTACATTTCTCATCTCATTCACATCACCACTCCTGTCCGCGCTCTTCGTTCCTCTACTGCTCCTCAACTCTCGGCTCCCCCGCTCGCCTCGTCACCACGGGGAGCAGagcattcagccgctctgctccccacctctggAATTCTCTTGCCCTGCTCACTCTCTCGCACgttttaaatcaaaactcaaaacctaCCTGTTTACCACATAGTTTTAAATGTTAGCATCCTCGTGTTTTGATATATTTCTGTACGGTTCAACTTGCTTTATTATTTTTTCCCCATGtgtccttgggtgtcctgaaaggcgctgtcaaataaaatgtattattattatgattaaaaGGTCTGTGATGCATCTGCGGCGGCTGCTAGGAGTAAAGACCTCTGTGAGGCGGCGGAGGAGACAGGATGTTCTGCGTTCTCGGCACTGCAGCGATGCATTGGTGACCCCATTTAGACACAGTGCTCGGCTGAGATGTGAAGAAAGAGGGGCGTTCGACTGCGCCGGCGTGGATGAATGGAGGCTGAACCTCACAAGACGATAAGAAAAAATGAGTCGGAACAAAAGAGCGAGGGGAAGTTTTCTGCATGGCAGCGGCTAACGAGCACCCCTCAGACACGCGTGCTGGTTTTCCTGGGTAACAAGCACTTTCTGAGGAGGAAAGCCGCGACGGCGTTCGGAGACTTCACCTCTCAGAGACACAATCACACAGGCAGTGCATCCGGACTCCACAGGGGGTCAGTAAAAGGTTAACGAACTCAAACTTCATCTGCAGAGCAGTTCTGCAGGATTTTTCTGTCTGTTTACACAGAAATGAAACAAACAGGAAGCTTTTTATTTCGTTTAAAACCGACTGCACATGTTCAATGAATATAACTGCGTTAGAGGAGACGCCATGACGCATTTCTGCCCTGAGGCTCAGAAACAACAGAAGCTGTggcaaaaccataactgctatctGATCACAGGAACAGAACAGCTTTTACACCACTTTTAAGCCTTTTGTTGTTCTTCGTGATGCTTTTAGTGTTTGCACTTACACGAGTTGGCCGCAGCACCAAAACAGTTTGGTTCGAGCGCCAAGTCGTGGCTCCAAACGCATAAATACCCCGTTTTCAGCCACCGCGGCAGAACAACACGGCCGCCCACAGCTCTGAAAATGGCCACTTTGAAAACCCTTTTGTGATTGTGCAGTCTCACCTTTCACGTCCTCGTCCTCCACGGTGGTGTTGCTGCTGTCCGACGACTCCTGGGGAAACAAGAGGCGGACGGTCAGGCTGTGTTGGATCACGGCAGAACTCAgggaaaaatgcagcaggatacacataaaacgagctttcacAAATGGGGCAGAGACGTTTTACTCCTACAGGCAGAAGAAGGGCCAGCAGTGGGTACAGCTTACATTCCCATGTGGCATCTTCACCCGAGAACATTTCTTACATCGAGTCCAAACTCGTGTGGGATGATCTCACAAGCACACGCCAAAATCAGAGCTTTGGGCAAACATCAGTTAAAaacatacagggtatctgcaggtttaagggagccagatttaagactttttaagactttttaaggccactttgaccaaatttaagctattttttaaaatttcatttgagctataatttccagctattgcctgaaactggtgctaaccacgtcacgaacgtgggattagccatccggttaccattaaacttgcacttccccatggtacaagctcccactagcttaaccagctaatgtgctcatctaaaaatagccccctttcacaaccaactgaatgtgtacggttccgcttacgcaaaTATGATGCACATAaaacgctgaacactaactagaaattcacgaaaattttatagaaataaaaatatcttgtttattgggtatttggtcatttaagacctttggaaactgtatttaagggttatttgtcatttttaaggatttttaaggccttaaatttggaaaagctaatttaagactttttaaggacccgcggataccctggacaTACCGCCACACCACACCGTCCCAAGTCTATTTTCGACTTTTCTCTTCTCATCAAGACCAAACTCACAAAGGCTCAGCGTGTGCATCTGATAAGGGCCCTCGTCTCCCGCCTCCTCAACCGGAGGAGCTTCTCCTCCCATCACAGAAAACAGAAGAGAAGCCGCTCATTCGGTTATATTTATCCACCCGTCTGTCTGCCGGCACGTCTCTCTCTTTGAAAGCATTCGCCAGAGGAGTTTCTGATTTCCAATTAGCAGATTAAATGGGTCTACATTCCCCTGCACGTACAGGGGCGTTGAGACGGCCTGATTAGAGGTGTGCACGTGCACCGACAGCATCACGAGCACGTAAGTGGTTTTTATAGCCTGTAAAAGAGCAGCCGGTGGCCtgagaagaggagaggaaaagGCTGAAACGTCTGCGGCTCACGACGTTTTAAATCCTCCTGAAATGCTCGGATATGCCGACTGAATTTCAAACGCAACCTCAACATTTACCTTTTGTTCAAATCACAACTTTATTAAAACACAAAGACGTCTTAGGACGCTTAATTGTGTCGAGGAAGAAAAGCTTTAATGCACACTCGTGCAGTTTTGTGCATCTTGTGTACAGATTCAAGTAGAGAATGGCAAAAGCTGATATAAACCGTTTTAACTCAACAAATGCGCCTGCAGAGACTCGGCTCATCTTTAAACGGTGTCCCAGAACTGTAGGACGTGCAAATTAGGACTCAAAGAACCAACCGATCCAAagaaaacacacgcacgcacgcacgcacgcacgcacacacacacgtatataaacAGTCAATGCAAAGGTGCACTCACAAATGCATGTTAAAAAAAGGACAGGAGAAGATAAGGAAGAGGAGAATGACAAAGAAGGATGAGGAGCAGGCTCAGGACTGGGGGATGAAGAATACCTTAGTCCCGTCCGCTGGATTATGGATGACAGTTGTCTGAGGCtcctggaggaagaggaggggagtTGGAAGAAGATGGAGTAAAAGTAAGACAGGAAGGGAAAAGGAAGAGAGCAGAATTTGACATAAACGTAGGAAGAAATGGGACAAAATTccaaaagaaaaagaagacaaaGAGAAACATGAATGTTGGATGAATAGAAAGTGCTTGTAAAGGAGGAAAGGCCCCCCTCCCCGGCCCCGACACCAGGACCTTAAGAGTGGGCGGATGAGCGGAAAACCATCATTTAGAATCCGGATAACAGAAACGACGCCACGATTCCTACCGAAGCGTCTACGGCGAGCACGTCGCACCATCTGGTTACCATCCCGTCACGGATATGAACCACTTACACTAACGCCTGACTAAAAACACATCTCCAACAGTACAAACAGTCCCGCACAACATGAATAACAAAAACACTCATTCTCATCTAATATTTAGAGAGACTGCACACTGCACTAAATGTTGTGGCGTTTTACTTTTTTATCCATCTGAATTTTAATTCATCTTGACTTTTTGCTGCAGAGAATCAATCTTTTATTTCCGAGCCAGCCGTCTATGCGTGCAGCATTCTGAAACTCTACATCTTAAATGAAGCAAATGTGCATGAATCATGTGCTGTGAAAAATATCACAGAACCAAACCAAAGAGACGGATCAGCCAACCCATGCACTGTGAATAAATTGTGCTGTGACATAGATCAACACGAGGCTCGACGTCTTGAGAGGCGCTGAATCACCAGAGGCCAGCGTCGCTTCGGGATTCCTTCTGAAGACATCAGAATAATCTGAGGGCCGTCTGCAGGGTGGCGACCCTTTCATGGAGCCAGGTCGTCTCTGGTTTTCTGTTCGGCACACACCGGCCCCGTAAAGAGCCGTCTCTCATCCTGCTTCACACATTCTTCTATCTTCTTCGGCTCTTCTGAAGAGACCATCTTGTACCGTTAGCGGCTCCCTCCAACACCAGCACTTGACTGTCGTGTTCTTATTAACGTTCTCTTCTTTCTACGGCAGGCTCCGGCTGCTGATGACTCGCTCATCTTGTTCTTCAGCTGTATGCAGACTTCACTGTAAATCAGGACCCATCGGCGGCCGCCGTATCCTCTGCGCCActcgtctcccccccccccccccccacccccccaccccccaggaaGCGACACCTCTGTGATGACCAATCATTAGCTGTCTCTCTTGGTGATGCTCCTGGCGTCGTCAAGGCAACCGTCTCCCAGGGACGTACGCACTGATGGCAACttggaagatgatgatgatgtgagaaAACAAAGTACCTGGGGTTTGCACATCAGGAGGGTGTGAATGCCGATGGCGggatgtcatcatcatcatcatcatcatcatcatgtggtGTTTACTGCTGACGTCATGTCGGTGCAATTCAACCACGTTGTTTTATTCAGGCAGAAGTTCACCTGAGAGCACAGAACCGGTTTGATCCTACTCACGCACGGGGATATTTGCATGTTCCTCCACCCGACCCGGCCGCCCCCTCCCCCACTCTGAAATGAAGGGGTGACTTTACCAAATGAACACTAACTAGCTCCGAACGGAGatcagagacccccccccccgcacacacacacacacacacacccactctcCCTCCTCTTGGAGGATCAGAGAGAAAAACTCATCTGCTCTCAGCTTCAGTGGAGCGGAAATGTGACCCGCCCTTTAACGCCTAAAACAACTCAGCATAGAAGTTAAATGCAGTGCAAAagttgaccacacacacacacacacacacacacacacacacacacacacacacactcgtatggCTGCACACGATGCACTCGGAGTCATCGGACTAGAAGACATTAAAGATTATTTTTACATGCTCAGCTGTGTTACATGTCACAGCCGATGAGATCATGAGAGCAGCATCTGGAACTCTGACTCCATGATGGAAGCGCGGCCGCTGGCCCGAGTTTATAAACCCAAATGATACCGTACAACGGAACCGAACCAGCTAAAACCAGCCTTATGATTGGGTCTTTCCCTACATATGGCTCACTTTATGGTTTTTCAACACTTTAATTTGACGTTACGCTAATTTTTCCACAAAATAACTTCTAGAATAACTTTTTTGATCAATAAAAGTCAAATAAAGTATTTATTTTGTGGAGGTGGTTATTTATCGTTTTATTCCCACTAGTTGTGGGAGTTAGAATTTCACAAGATTTTCCATAAAATTTTTCATATAAATGACGAATAATTGACTATTTTATTAATGACGGCTGTTACGTGCAAAGTGCTTTTGCTGGCAGTTTCTACGACGGTTTTCTTTTCCAGGTTCAAGTGGCCTGCTACACTGAGGTGAGCCTTCCCTTTTTGTCAGTGATTGGCTGCTGTGTACCTGGTTGCCCAATCAGCTGTAGAGCCTGCCTTTAAACAGCCTACACCTGGTGGAAACGGCAGCCATTTTGTTCTGATCCTGCCTTTGAGCCCAGAGCTTGTTTGTCCATGTTCTTTAGTGTAAAGTTGAAGCTGAAGTCCTTTTAAAGCTGGCTACCAGGTATGTGGTGGGAAGGTTGTGGACCAGGTAAGATGGGGCACCCTGTACATCTGCACACGTAGTATCTGGATGTCTAAAAACACTAGGTAAGCGTGGGTAGTACCTCCCTTGTACTGGTTTTTGAACACCATTTTGTAGATGAGTAAGTTAGgagtttctttctctttttttctcaaGGTTAAGAGTTTAGttagggtgtgttttgttttatttatttcatttatttggtcAACCCACAGGTCCCTTCTTTTCCCCcacatttcttttttttatatACACAACCTTCAGCAAATAAACTTTTTGCTCTGTAGCAGACCGGCCTCCTCCATTATTGTGACCGTCATGTTGCTTCCCCTATACCCTAGACTGGGGGGCATGTAACAACGGCTAaattctctcctgtcttagcttccctacattggctgcctgtcaaaattcagaatagattttaagatccttcttctcacatataaagctcttaataatcaagctccatcatacatcagtgatctgattgttccatacgttcctaaccgagcacttcgctctcagactgcaggtctactggtggttccaagaatatctaaacttaggatgggaggcagatcttttagttatcaggctcctctcttgtggaaccagctcccagctttagtctgtgaggcagacactttgtctactttaaagaataggcttaaaacatttttatttgatagggcctatggttaaaatctgatgttagcctaaatctggacaagtgggggagtacagggaggtggagtgtacagtcggtaaagatggctctcccttgccctgcctccaacatgcctacatctaaataggatagattatccagagttatctctgtagttatgctgctataggcttagactgctggaggacacactgaccacttttcacactctactgctttcttctacaatctgctctttaactgtattatttcctgctatttcagctgttaactttattttctctctaggtgtttttctccccagaagaagctacaacgatgttctgctgagctgtggtggcctcatggagggggccatcgactagcacactgctgctaaccactaaaacattctccctctcctgataacattttagggtaaatacaataaagtttatctctcaccaaatggaatatttactaagaaatcacaatgtagccatagacacACTTCttagtatatatgttgtgtgtgtgaatgtgtgactgTATGTGGGTGTGTTAGGTTTAGGGTTTTAACAGATTTGTTCCtgttaaacgggagttttcccctctactgtcgctgcatgcttgcctaaaatgaggattgctgtaaagactctgactctagtcagtgactcgatgcaacctgctgggttcctttggGAAActgtttactgattggcttaatgaactgacctgtattgggatgtttactgtgtgaaggtccttgggatgactcttgttgtgatttggcgccttataaataaacttgaattgaattgaatgttaaTTTTAAGTCATTTTAAGGATTGTAAAAACTTTTGGGAGTTTTTAACAATCCTGTGAAAACGTTTTATGCAGGTGTGAAAAAAGCTGTAAACAAAGACAGAAATACTGTTTATTTTTATTGATTTACAGAATGTAAAGCGAGTGATACCAAACATCTAGCCAAAGTAGCTCAGAACCATCTTCAGCGTAAAGAAGAAAAGGCTCCAGGGAATGATGGTGGGGCCCACACAGGGCCCTGATCTCAGCATCATGGAGTGTGTCTGGGATAAGAGACAGAAGGATGCAAGGAAGCCCTAgcttagtgaactagaccaaattcttgctttgcaaagaatggtctaggcatgctccattggaacctcagcagctcctaccaggactctggctagccaatcacagctctctagaggggtttcaaacacataaagagctgtgattggtccataatggtgggccaatcatagtgctctatctgcttagtgaacaaatcacagagctttatccgctttgtgggccaatcagggcactctatatgcctggtgggtgggacgatgcaacagagtgaaacaagagtatgtcgcattcattgtccagtggaatgtggagatcatttgaaagacaacggtagaacccgccccacaaccgagagccgtcagtggagcgtggccagactaaataatacatttatttagtctggcctgcCAGGCTAAGGAAGCCCCAAACCACAGAAGATCTGCGGTTGCTTCTCCCAGTCTGGAACAACCTACCAGCCCAGTTCCTTCCACAGCTGTGTTCAAGTGGAGCTAGAAGATCCAACTCTGTTTTGGAGGtgaggtggtcacaccagatatggATTTGATTTATCTTTTATATTTTCACAACTCCTTGATGATTGATGATTAACACTTCCATCTTTGAAAGCATTCTTTGTTTACAGCCTTTTTCCTTACCTGCCTAAAACTTGTGCACAGTTCTGTATACAGTAGTTGAGTTAGTAGCAGGATCTGATCTTTTATGGCTTGGACTAAATCCAGGACCTTGTTGAAATTGAGGTTTTTAAAATGATTTGTATTGTTTCCTGTGATAAGTGAGTCTCCAGTTGTTGCTACAGGTTAATACATCTAAAGGATCACTAATAAAAAATCATGTTTTTAACCCACAAACCTAAAAGTTTCCATCCCCATCTATCAGCCTTCATGGATTTTAAGAGCTTTTAGGTCTGAGTCACACAACGGGGACGGGGGATGTTGCATGAGGGAGGGGGTAAATCACGCCGGTACCTGTTCTGTTTCATGTGCCATTCccttctgtaccgggtcggcccagtccGGATAGCtcaagtcggccccagcctggcccggttgatgccacacatccttgcttagttatgcaaggaatgcagtcagagacattttcagcttctaggtaatcagcatgatgatGAAcggtaatgaattgagcatgcctgtgggctgattctacccaccaatcagaggcttgctctaatggaaggtgtgaatttgctgaccgataagccggcttatcagtcagcagtggatgtgttggccctggtcagcctcgttgcaccctgaaaaacggcaggccaccaagatatgtaagcaagctgcgctatccgggccgggccgaccaggttcagatgggaatggcccgttAGAGAGCTTACAAGGAAAACGACACGGCAGCAGAACTTTAACCTGGGTGGGACCCGTGTAGCATCTCCCACCTGCTAGGAGGGAAAACGTCTCCCGACACTACCGGCTGACTCAAGCCCTACCCGACCGCTGCCGTCCGGCGAAGACGGGAACCGGCAGACGGACAGAGGAGAAAAACAGACATAGGTAGAAGGACAGAGGAGCAGGGTGGGTTGTTTTagggagggacacacacacacaaacacacacacacatgggtgaAGAGGGGGGGTTAGGAGGTAAATACCAGAGCAGGTGAAGGGACGTTTCCTTTGGGGCTGGTGACTATGCTGTTTTTGGTGCTGTTTGTCTGGGGCTGTGCAGGAAAAGGAAAGGAAAAGGGGGGGGGACACAACAAGAGTGTTAACAACAGCAAGAGTGTGTGTCGGTCCATGCTTGTGTGTTTTCTTTCAACCACTTTGTtattgtgtggggtgggggggacacTGTGTGACATCACATCCTCGTCGCCAGGGATGGATCACACACAGCATCCGTTCACTTGTGCTTTTTGGCCTCCATAAAAAGCTCGTTTGAAGACGACATCAAAGAGCGGTCGCTAACGAACGCTTCAAAACCTACATTCAGTCGACATCGCTGAGCGGGGCAGAACTCGGCGTGGAAGTGAATCATCAAAGGGAGTCACTTTAGAAGTCTTTTAGCGCTACATAAAAACAAGTCATCGGGTTAAGGTCAGGAAAGGTCGCTCGTTACTCATGCCTTCAAATAGTGTGATGGCTCCTGTTTGAGGGGGGAATATTTATAAAGAGGTGAAAAAAATCCCCCAAACTGAACTCGTTAACTACGATCTCAGATTCGTATCACCCAACCTAAGGCCCGATTCACACGGTAAGGTACTGATGTGGATCTTTGACCAAATCATTCTCTTCCAACAGTCTTATGGAGGCGCTCGATTATCGCAGTGGCTCTAGAAATAATCC from Nothobranchius furzeri strain GRZ-AD chromosome 10, NfurGRZ-RIMD1, whole genome shotgun sequence includes the following:
- the camk2b1 gene encoding calcium/calmodulin-dependent protein kinase (CaM kinase) II beta 1 isoform X46; this encodes MLTINPAKRITAQEALKHPWVCQRSTVASMMHRQETVECLKKFNARRKLKGAILTTMLVSRNFSVGSRQTTAPASVTAAAAAVAAAAGTTAGLVEQAKTLLNKKADVKKRKSSSTVQYMPQTNSTKNSIVTSPKGNVPSPALEPQTTVIHNPADGTKESSDSSNTTVEDEDVKGKSVDNSLKGQSSTSSQPDSSSAAVHSAAKFTDLLGSVRRGSGPVPDGEGRSSTPPPAPCPAHPPAVPMQMSRLTDLVSGVRRAPPAPAASEGAPVPSATPTLSVAQATPPPASHSLSSPPLSSSQTRKQEIIKITEQLIEAINNGDFDAYAKICDPGLTSFEPEALGNLVEGMDFHRFYFENLLAKNNKPIHTTILNPHVHLIGEDAACIAYIRLTQFVDNQGRPRSSQSEETRVWHRRDSKWQNIHFHCSGAPAAPLQ